In Paenibacillus ihbetae, the following are encoded in one genomic region:
- the xseA gene encoding exodeoxyribonuclease VII large subunit: MKSVDPGRVLSVKDLNRYIRMKMEGDSRLSDVWIRGEISNFTHHSSGHMYFTLKDEGSRIRAIMFASHNQRLPFIPREGSRVIARGNVSVYERDGQYQFYAIQMQPDGIGSLYLAYEQLKSRLEEEGLFAQELKRPLPSYPKTIGVITSPTGAAVRDIITTIQRRYPQATVQLYPVLVQGKSAAPSIVKGIRAMNELAEADVLIVGRGGGSLEELWAFNEEIVARAIHQSKIPVISAVGHETDFTIADFVADVRAATPTAAAELAVPSRAELKGQIMQRQRQLNQGLQQRLQRSRERLARLQRSPVLNHPRRYMLQHAERLDMLSYRLQGTLKSQLSFYRQRQRSLHQGLVRFNPRAQVEQAGVRKEQAKRRLMLAMQSIRRSKLSQLQTEIRHLDALSPLKIMSRGYSLVYDEQEQRLIKSVEDVQLGDLVQVRVNDGRLQCQVWGMKEDEERG; the protein is encoded by the coding sequence ATGAAATCCGTGGATCCGGGACGCGTCCTGTCCGTTAAGGATTTGAACCGATACATTCGAATGAAAATGGAAGGCGACTCCAGACTGTCCGACGTCTGGATTCGCGGAGAAATTTCGAATTTTACGCATCATTCCAGCGGACATATGTACTTTACGTTGAAGGATGAAGGCAGCCGAATCCGGGCGATCATGTTTGCGAGCCATAATCAGCGTTTGCCGTTTATCCCCAGAGAAGGCTCGAGGGTGATAGCCAGAGGCAATGTCTCCGTCTATGAACGGGACGGTCAATATCAGTTTTACGCCATTCAGATGCAGCCGGACGGAATCGGCAGCCTGTATCTCGCGTACGAGCAGCTCAAGTCAAGGCTTGAAGAAGAGGGCTTGTTTGCCCAGGAGCTTAAACGTCCGCTGCCGAGCTATCCGAAGACGATCGGGGTCATTACCTCACCGACCGGGGCTGCGGTTCGCGATATTATAACTACGATCCAGAGACGCTATCCGCAAGCGACCGTTCAGCTGTATCCGGTCCTGGTTCAGGGAAAGTCGGCAGCCCCCTCCATTGTGAAGGGGATCCGTGCGATGAACGAGCTTGCCGAAGCGGATGTGCTTATTGTCGGCCGGGGCGGAGGCTCGTTGGAGGAGCTGTGGGCGTTCAATGAGGAGATCGTCGCCAGGGCGATCCATCAATCGAAGATTCCGGTGATCTCGGCCGTCGGCCATGAGACGGACTTTACGATCGCCGATTTTGTGGCTGATGTGCGGGCAGCAACGCCGACAGCGGCAGCCGAGCTTGCGGTTCCGAGCCGTGCGGAGCTGAAGGGACAGATCATGCAGCGCCAACGGCAGCTCAATCAAGGGCTGCAGCAGCGGCTTCAGCGGAGCCGGGAACGCCTAGCGAGACTTCAGCGCTCGCCCGTGCTGAACCATCCTCGCCGCTACATGCTTCAGCATGCCGAGCGCTTGGACATGCTGTCCTACCGTCTGCAAGGAACGCTCAAGTCGCAGCTTTCCTTCTACCGACAGCGGCAGCGGTCGCTGCATCAGGGACTGGTCAGATTCAATCCGCGCGCCCAGGTCGAGCAGGCCGGGGTGCGAAAGGAACAGGCGAAGCGGCGGCTGATGCTTGCCATGCAATCGATCCGCAGATCGAAGCTGTCCCAGCTGCAGACGGAGATTCGCCATCTGGACGCGCTCAGCCCGCTTAAGATCATGTCCCGAGGGTACAGCCTGGTTTATGACGAGCAGGAACAAAGGCTGATCAAATCAGTGGAAGATGTGCAGCTCGGCGATTTGGTTCAAGTGAGGGTCAATGATGGCCGGCTGCAGTGTCAAGTGTGGGGAATGAAGGAGGATGAAGAACGTGGCTAA
- the folD gene encoding bifunctional methylenetetrahydrofolate dehydrogenase/methenyltetrahydrofolate cyclohydrolase FolD, whose translation MTAATIINGKLISEEIREGIALEVQQLSKQGVRPGLAVVLVGDDPASHVYVRNKEKACHDLGFYSEVHRLPADSSQDEVLALVDKLNKQSSIHGILVQLPLPGHIQEKAVIDAIAVEKDVDGFHPVNVGNLVIGDDSLLPCTPAGVIELIKRTGVEISGKHAVVIGRSNIVGKPVSLLLQRENATVTMCHSRTSNMREIAKQADILVVAIGRANMIDASYVKPGAVVIDVGMNRLENGKLAGDVDFASVKAISGPITPVPGGVGPMTITMLMKNTLLAAKRLSGIE comes from the coding sequence ATGACAGCAGCAACGATCATTAATGGTAAACTGATATCCGAAGAAATTCGCGAAGGAATCGCGCTGGAGGTGCAGCAGCTGTCGAAGCAGGGCGTGCGCCCGGGCCTGGCGGTCGTGCTGGTCGGAGACGATCCCGCTTCCCATGTCTATGTCCGAAATAAGGAAAAAGCGTGCCATGATCTCGGCTTCTATTCCGAGGTGCATCGACTTCCTGCGGATTCCAGCCAGGACGAGGTGCTCGCTCTGGTGGACAAGCTGAATAAGCAATCGTCCATTCACGGGATTCTCGTTCAGCTTCCGCTCCCGGGCCATATTCAAGAGAAAGCGGTGATCGATGCGATTGCCGTTGAGAAGGATGTGGACGGGTTTCACCCGGTCAATGTGGGGAACCTGGTCATCGGGGACGACAGCCTGCTGCCATGTACCCCGGCGGGCGTCATTGAGTTGATTAAACGGACAGGCGTCGAAATATCGGGCAAGCATGCCGTCGTGATCGGCAGATCCAATATAGTAGGCAAGCCGGTTTCGCTGCTGCTGCAGCGGGAAAACGCGACCGTAACGATGTGCCATTCCAGAACGAGCAACATGCGGGAGATCGCGAAGCAGGCCGATATTCTGGTCGTCGCCATCGGTCGGGCGAATATGATTGACGCCAGCTATGTCAAGCCGGGCGCCGTCGTGATCGATGTCGGAATGAACCGGCTGGAGAACGGCAAGCTTGCAGGTGACGTCGATTTTGCGAGCGTCAAGGCGATTTCGGGTCCGATTACGCCAGTTCCCGGAGGCGTCGGTCCGATGACCATCACGATGCTGATGAAGAATACGCTGCTGGCCGCCAAACGGCTGAGCGGCATTGAATAA
- the nusB gene encoding transcription antitermination factor NusB, which translates to MKRRVAREIAVQSLYQMEMNDVDSLEAVSMLLSEAAEENETERVIGDEVQMKEYVLELVNGTWGSREAIDELLAHYLKGWQVSRLSRVDRQILRLAVYELGYRDDVPGKVAVNEAIELSKHFGTEESGKFVNGVLGRIIQELDQVKAKLHQS; encoded by the coding sequence ATGAAAAGACGTGTAGCTAGGGAGATCGCCGTTCAAAGCCTGTATCAGATGGAAATGAACGATGTCGACAGCCTGGAGGCTGTATCGATGCTGCTCTCGGAGGCGGCCGAAGAGAATGAGACGGAGCGTGTGATCGGCGACGAGGTTCAGATGAAGGAGTATGTGCTGGAGCTGGTCAACGGAACATGGGGCTCAAGGGAAGCGATCGATGAGCTGCTCGCTCATTACTTAAAGGGCTGGCAGGTTAGCCGCCTTTCCCGCGTGGATCGCCAGATTCTCCGTCTGGCTGTATACGAGCTCGGGTACCGTGATGACGTGCCCGGCAAGGTGGCCGTCAACGAAGCGATCGAGCTATCGAAGCATTTCGGTACCGAGGAATCGGGCAAATTCGTAAACGGCGTATTAGGCCGCATTATCCAGGAGCTGGATCAAGTCAAAGCGAAGTTGCATCAATCATAA
- a CDS encoding DUF2273 domain-containing protein has product MPWKEIWESHRGRIVGVAGGLVCGLIYLLSGFWDMLFFALVVFIGYIFGKRKDLNQGSIFHFQEWARWLSERWRPFK; this is encoded by the coding sequence ATGCCTTGGAAAGAAATATGGGAGAGTCACAGAGGGCGGATCGTCGGCGTCGCCGGCGGACTTGTGTGCGGACTGATTTATCTATTATCCGGTTTTTGGGATATGCTGTTCTTTGCATTAGTGGTTTTTATCGGCTATATATTTGGCAAGCGCAAGGATTTGAACCAAGGCTCCATCTTCCACTTCCAGGAATGGGCGCGCTGGTTGTCCGAGCGTTGGCGGCCGTTTAAATGA
- the amaP gene encoding alkaline shock response membrane anchor protein AmaP — MAKIMDRLLLFIYSLSIGVISVIAILLLSGAVPYQLTFAQEQQLILAGIIIAAVWFLLSIRFFYISVRRDRSTLNSIDQRTEFGDIQISVETIENLCLKAASKVRGVKDLKSRIKVSQSGLEIAIRAVVDGEESIPALTTEVQKQVHDFVEETTGIPVSSVSVYIANVVQAPSFKSRVE, encoded by the coding sequence GTGGCCAAAATCATGGACAGACTTCTGCTGTTTATATACAGCTTAAGTATCGGTGTTATATCTGTAATTGCCATCCTCCTGTTAAGCGGTGCGGTTCCGTATCAATTGACGTTTGCCCAGGAGCAGCAGCTCATCCTGGCGGGAATAATCATTGCTGCCGTATGGTTTCTGCTCAGCATCCGGTTCTTTTACATTTCGGTACGGCGCGACCGCTCCACGCTGAATTCGATCGATCAGCGCACGGAGTTTGGAGACATTCAGATTTCGGTGGAAACGATTGAAAATCTGTGCCTGAAGGCAGCGTCCAAGGTGCGAGGCGTGAAGGACCTGAAGTCCCGGATCAAGGTATCCCAATCGGGGCTTGAGATTGCTATCCGTGCCGTGGTGGACGGTGAGGAATCCATTCCGGCGCTGACGACCGAGGTGCAGAAGCAGGTGCATGATTTCGTTGAAGAGACGACGGGCATTCCAGTCTCGTCCGTATCCGTGTATATCGCTAACGTGGTTCAGGCGCCTAGCTTCAAGAGCCGCGTGGAATAG
- a CDS encoding Asp23/Gls24 family envelope stress response protein, whose product MAETLPTTEFERTDIGEIQIAPEVIEVIAGLATVEVRGVAGMSGGFAGGIAELLGRKNLSKGVKVEVGQREAAVDVSVIVEYGHRLPEVAGEIQRNVKRSIENMTGLTVVEVNVHIHDVHFMKTSEKNDDLDLVQRVK is encoded by the coding sequence ATGGCTGAGACATTGCCAACTACAGAATTTGAACGTACGGATATCGGTGAAATTCAGATTGCGCCCGAAGTCATCGAAGTTATCGCAGGGCTTGCAACGGTAGAAGTCCGCGGGGTTGCAGGAATGAGCGGCGGCTTTGCCGGCGGCATCGCCGAGCTGCTTGGCCGGAAGAATCTGTCCAAAGGCGTCAAGGTTGAAGTCGGACAACGCGAGGCGGCTGTTGATGTATCCGTTATCGTCGAGTACGGACATCGTCTTCCGGAAGTCGCTGGGGAAATCCAGCGTAACGTGAAGCGGTCCATCGAGAATATGACAGGTCTTACCGTCGTTGAAGTCAACGTACATATTCATGATGTGCATTTCATGAAGACAAGCGAGAAGAACGACGATCTGGATCTGGTGCAGCGCGTGAAATAA
- the accC gene encoding acetyl-CoA carboxylase biotin carboxylase subunit, with the protein MTFQKVLIANRGEIAVRIIRACRELGISTVAVYSEPDRDSLHVRLADEAYCIGPTLSKDSYLNFTNIMSVATLTECDAVHPGYGFLAENADFAEICESCNITFIGPSADAINRMGDKAVAKQTMKDAGVPVIPGSDGLIEDLNEAVMLARDIGYPVIIKATAGGGGKGIRIAEDEEALIKQITTAQQEAQKAFGNAGVYLEKYLTGMKHVEIQIIADKHGNAVHLGERDCSVQRRRQKLVEEAPCPVITDEVRTRMGEAAVRAAKAVQYSGAGTLEFLLGPDGQFYFMEMNTRIQVEHPVTEMVTGVDLIQEMISVAEGNPLSFTQEDIVINGWSIECRINAENPDKGFMPAPGTIQFYLPPGGPGVRVDSAAYPGYTISPYYDSMIAKLIVWAPTRNEAIAKMKRALSEFEIEGIYSTIPFHQKLMNHPTFIKGDFDIKFLEENEV; encoded by the coding sequence ATGACATTTCAAAAAGTCTTAATCGCAAACCGCGGCGAAATTGCAGTCCGCATCATCCGTGCCTGCCGGGAGCTCGGCATCTCGACGGTTGCGGTATATTCCGAGCCTGACCGGGACTCGCTGCATGTTCGCCTGGCGGATGAAGCTTATTGTATCGGTCCGACGTTATCGAAGGACAGCTATCTGAACTTTACGAATATTATGAGCGTGGCGACCTTGACCGAATGCGATGCCGTCCATCCGGGATACGGCTTCCTTGCCGAGAATGCCGACTTCGCCGAAATTTGCGAATCCTGCAACATCACCTTTATCGGTCCGTCAGCCGATGCCATCAACCGCATGGGTGATAAGGCGGTAGCCAAGCAGACGATGAAGGATGCCGGCGTACCGGTTATCCCCGGCTCCGACGGGCTGATCGAGGATCTGAATGAAGCGGTTATGCTGGCCCGCGATATCGGCTATCCAGTGATTATCAAAGCCACCGCAGGCGGCGGAGGCAAGGGCATCCGGATCGCCGAGGACGAGGAAGCGCTGATCAAGCAGATTACGACGGCCCAGCAGGAAGCTCAGAAAGCCTTCGGCAATGCCGGCGTTTATCTGGAGAAATATTTGACGGGCATGAAGCACGTCGAAATTCAAATTATCGCGGACAAGCACGGTAACGCGGTCCATCTCGGAGAGCGGGACTGTTCCGTTCAGCGCCGGAGACAGAAGCTCGTCGAGGAAGCGCCTTGTCCGGTGATCACGGACGAGGTCCGTACCCGGATGGGAGAAGCGGCCGTGCGTGCAGCCAAGGCGGTTCAGTACTCCGGAGCGGGAACGCTGGAGTTCTTGCTCGGTCCGGACGGGCAGTTCTATTTCATGGAGATGAATACCCGGATCCAGGTGGAGCATCCGGTGACCGAGATGGTAACCGGCGTTGACCTGATCCAGGAGATGATTTCGGTGGCTGAAGGCAATCCGCTCTCCTTCACCCAAGAGGATATCGTGATCAATGGTTGGTCGATTGAGTGCCGGATCAATGCCGAGAATCCTGACAAAGGCTTTATGCCGGCACCGGGTACGATTCAATTCTACCTGCCTCCGGGAGGTCCTGGCGTGCGCGTGGACAGCGCGGCTTATCCGGGCTATACCATTTCGCCGTATTACGATTCCATGATCGCGAAGCTGATCGTATGGGCGCCGACCCGGAACGAAGCGATTGCGAAGATGAAGCGCGCGCTTTCCGAGTTCGAGATTGAAGGCATCTATTCCACCATACCGTTCCACCAAAAACTGATGAACCATCCAACCTTTATCAAAGGCGATTTCGATATTAAGTTTTTGGAAGAAAATGAGGTTTAA
- the accB gene encoding acetyl-CoA carboxylase biotin carboxyl carrier protein, which translates to MFKLNEIKELIKLVDETSVHELEIENEGTRLSIKKPNPAEAVIQQVAPQAYIAAPQAVAPQAVQQQAAVNQAPAAAAPQEAAEVNSSLHKIVSPMVGTFYRAPSPEAPSFVSPGDKVSEKTTVCIIEAMKLMNELEAEVKGEIVEVLVENGQLVEFGQPLFLVKPE; encoded by the coding sequence ATGTTTAAATTAAACGAGATTAAAGAGCTTATTAAACTGGTGGATGAAACATCCGTACATGAGTTGGAAATTGAAAATGAAGGCACGCGTTTGTCTATTAAGAAGCCAAACCCTGCCGAGGCCGTCATTCAGCAGGTAGCGCCGCAAGCCTACATTGCTGCGCCTCAGGCCGTAGCACCGCAAGCCGTACAGCAGCAAGCCGCGGTCAACCAGGCTCCTGCAGCAGCAGCCCCACAGGAAGCAGCGGAGGTCAACAGCTCATTACATAAGATTGTATCGCCGATGGTAGGGACCTTCTACCGCGCCCCTTCGCCTGAAGCGCCGTCTTTCGTCAGCCCCGGCGACAAGGTAAGCGAAAAGACAACGGTCTGCATCATTGAGGCGATGAAGCTGATGAACGAGCTGGAGGCCGAGGTTAAAGGGGAGATCGTTGAAGTCCTCGTCGAGAACGGCCAGCTGGTCGAGTTCGGGCAGCCACTGTTCCTGGTGAAGCCGGAGTAG
- a CDS encoding SpoIIIAH-like family protein, with translation MNNKRQTIWLVSMLSLMVILSAYYLFTDESGTKAPPVAESTQVDGQKPAAGQGANGTSDELVVNEVIEEGTDGDSGANEQNAESTDTGAQTGSEDPAAAAQGDQGKAGEQSKEGEQGKQGEQEQAGTPQDNAAEPKVTETKEGEENPAETSSTQGGKTEQQVLEEVAAQASSARAQLDAYKLDREQKNMKLYDELISKIDNHESKPEETAQASEQLKEAEEKEEIILNIEAQLQQQFGNAVVKEESEKYNVVVLSDKLDAKGAADIVGLVMKELKVSQDKVTVQYVAP, from the coding sequence ATGAATAACAAAAGACAAACCATATGGTTGGTTTCGATGCTGAGTTTAATGGTGATCCTGTCAGCCTACTATCTGTTCACGGATGAATCCGGCACGAAAGCGCCGCCTGTCGCCGAAAGCACGCAGGTTGACGGCCAGAAGCCCGCAGCCGGTCAAGGCGCGAACGGCACAAGCGACGAGCTGGTTGTAAATGAAGTGATCGAGGAAGGAACCGACGGGGATTCCGGCGCGAATGAGCAGAATGCCGAGAGCACGGACACTGGAGCACAGACCGGCAGCGAAGATCCGGCCGCAGCCGCGCAAGGAGATCAAGGCAAAGCAGGAGAGCAAAGCAAAGAAGGAGAGCAAGGCAAGCAAGGAGAGCAGGAACAAGCCGGAACCCCACAGGACAATGCTGCAGAGCCTAAGGTAACGGAGACCAAAGAGGGTGAAGAGAATCCTGCAGAAACAAGCAGCACGCAAGGCGGCAAAACCGAGCAGCAGGTGCTCGAGGAAGTAGCGGCCCAAGCCTCCTCGGCTCGAGCTCAGCTGGATGCCTATAAGCTGGACCGGGAACAGAAGAACATGAAATTATATGACGAACTGATTTCGAAGATCGACAACCATGAGAGCAAGCCGGAGGAGACCGCCCAAGCTTCGGAGCAATTAAAAGAAGCGGAGGAAAAAGAGGAGATCATTCTCAACATCGAGGCGCAGCTGCAGCAGCAGTTCGGCAATGCCGTCGTGAAAGAAGAGAGCGAAAAATACAATGTCGTCGTGCTCAGCGACAAGCTTGACGCCAAAGGCGCCGCCGATATCGTCGGCCTCGTCATGAAAGAGCTGAAAGTATCGCAGGATAAGGTTACGGTTCAATATGTTGCCCCGTAA
- the spoIIIAG gene encoding stage III sporulation protein AG, translating to MGKWLKRLEQWLGGGAGGAKKMQTFRWLIILGLIGVAIMLFNSFVNVKKLDHENIGREPPETAAVSSTGQGSEPAGGSSEFESIEQDFEMRTRTMLEQIVGVGAVDVMVTVESTEELVVQKDIKDTQELTEETDANGGRRHVTSYQRDGQIVTYDSSGKETPIVTKRIKPQVRGVLVVAKGAENEIVKNLIVDAIQRGLNVPSHRISVVPRKQ from the coding sequence ATGGGAAAATGGCTGAAGCGGCTTGAACAGTGGCTTGGCGGCGGCGCCGGCGGAGCCAAAAAAATGCAGACCTTCCGCTGGCTGATAATACTAGGACTCATTGGCGTCGCAATCATGCTGTTCAACTCCTTCGTCAACGTAAAGAAGCTGGATCATGAAAATATCGGCCGCGAGCCGCCGGAAACCGCGGCGGTATCATCGACCGGCCAGGGCAGCGAGCCTGCCGGCGGAAGCAGCGAGTTCGAGAGCATCGAGCAGGACTTCGAGATGCGGACGCGGACGATGCTGGAGCAAATCGTAGGGGTCGGTGCCGTCGATGTCATGGTCACCGTGGAATCCACGGAGGAGCTTGTCGTTCAGAAGGACATCAAGGACACCCAGGAGCTGACCGAGGAGACCGATGCCAACGGCGGCAGGCGCCATGTCACGAGCTACCAGCGCGACGGCCAGATCGTGACTTATGATTCATCCGGCAAAGAAACGCCGATCGTCACAAAGCGGATTAAACCGCAGGTTCGCGGAGTGCTCGTCGTCGCCAAGGGAGCAGAGAACGAGATCGTCAAGAACTTGATTGTGGATGCGATCCAGCGGGGACTCAATGTACCGTCCCACCGCATATCGGTTGTTCCGCGAAAGCAGTAG
- the spoIIIAF gene encoding stage III sporulation protein AF, whose product MDWLSDWLKNVIMVVLFAAFVDLILPGKALERYARLVLSLIILLTLLSPIIRLLTDPPEQQLAQELERQEKGLPPEMQLESILAQADKLKDVQQSQSLEWAGSELARVMKEEIAAETGEAVQEVEVVLAATRAEGNSYTGADIRSVDVKLNAPSEAAVSEEGAEEKEPIGVTPVETIEVNIESGTTDNKGRAEPPQGREAVSKEYKAREAQIVKYISQRWDLNPDLITIHLPEHGQDDKKL is encoded by the coding sequence ATGGACTGGCTTTCGGATTGGCTCAAAAATGTCATCATGGTCGTGCTCTTCGCTGCTTTTGTAGACCTGATTCTTCCAGGGAAAGCGTTGGAGCGGTACGCGCGGCTGGTTCTGAGCCTGATCATCCTCCTTACGCTGCTCAGCCCGATCATCCGCCTGCTGACAGATCCGCCGGAGCAGCAGCTGGCGCAGGAGCTTGAGCGGCAGGAGAAAGGGCTCCCGCCGGAAATGCAGCTGGAATCCATTCTGGCCCAAGCCGACAAGCTGAAGGATGTGCAGCAGAGCCAGAGCCTGGAGTGGGCAGGCAGCGAGCTTGCCCGCGTCATGAAAGAGGAGATCGCAGCCGAGACGGGAGAAGCGGTGCAGGAGGTCGAGGTCGTGCTGGCGGCAACCCGGGCGGAGGGCAATTCGTACACGGGAGCGGATATTCGCTCCGTGGATGTGAAGCTAAACGCACCATCCGAGGCTGCCGTTTCCGAAGAGGGCGCAGAGGAGAAAGAGCCGATCGGGGTAACCCCTGTCGAAACGATTGAAGTAAATATAGAGTCCGGCACAACGGACAACAAGGGCCGTGCGGAGCCGCCTCAAGGGCGAGAGGCCGTAAGCAAAGAATACAAAGCACGAGAGGCACAGATTGTCAAATACATCAGCCAGAGATGGGATCTTAACCCGGATCTGATAACGATACATTTGCCGGAGCATGGACAGGATGACAAGAAGTTATAA
- the spoIIIAE gene encoding stage III sporulation protein AE produces MLLVSSMFISIAPAAATATAADNPAGDLVTEQTEQLPTEQVEKYWEQLMKDYGGFFPEGRTPSLMDMLLPGGDGFSFKGMMSGLGKYLWHEVLYNGKLLVTIIMLSIMSLILENLQTAFEKGTVSRVAYTICYMVVLVIAVNSFSVAIGYAKDAITGMIDFMMAMLPLLFALMASMGNVVTVSVAHPLVIFMVHTVGTLIRTIVFPLLFFSALLHLVSSLSVKYKLTQLGNLLRGIAMGFLGVMLTVFLGVISVQGITSSVADGVTIRTAKYVTGNFVPVVGKMFADATDTVISASLLVKNSIGLAGVIIILFLCAFPAIKILTLALIYNLAAAVMQPLGDTPITTCLQAIGKTLLYVFAALAAVSMMFFLAITILLTAGNITVMMR; encoded by the coding sequence ATGCTGCTGGTGTCGAGCATGTTCATAAGCATAGCGCCTGCGGCCGCTACGGCTACCGCTGCCGACAATCCTGCCGGAGACCTGGTAACGGAGCAAACGGAGCAGCTCCCGACCGAGCAGGTGGAGAAATACTGGGAGCAGCTGATGAAGGACTACGGCGGGTTCTTTCCCGAGGGCAGGACGCCGTCCCTGATGGATATGCTTCTGCCGGGCGGCGATGGCTTCAGCTTTAAAGGCATGATGTCCGGGCTTGGAAAATATCTCTGGCATGAGGTGCTATATAACGGAAAGCTGCTAGTTACGATCATCATGCTGAGTATCATGAGCCTGATCCTGGAAAATTTGCAGACGGCCTTCGAGAAGGGCACCGTGAGCAGGGTAGCGTATACGATCTGCTACATGGTGGTGCTGGTCATTGCGGTCAACAGCTTCAGCGTTGCGATCGGCTACGCCAAAGACGCGATCACCGGCATGATCGACTTCATGATGGCGATGCTGCCGCTGCTCTTTGCCCTGATGGCATCGATGGGCAATGTGGTGACCGTATCGGTTGCGCATCCCTTGGTCATCTTCATGGTACATACGGTAGGAACGCTCATTAGAACCATCGTATTTCCGCTGCTCTTCTTCTCGGCGCTTCTGCACTTGGTGAGCTCGCTGTCGGTAAAGTACAAGCTGACCCAGCTCGGCAATTTGCTCCGGGGGATCGCGATGGGGTTCCTGGGCGTCATGCTGACCGTCTTCCTCGGCGTCATCTCGGTGCAGGGCATTACGAGCTCCGTGGCGGACGGCGTCACGATCCGCACGGCCAAGTACGTCACCGGCAACTTCGTCCCGGTGGTGGGAAAAATGTTCGCGGACGCAACGGATACCGTGATCTCGGCATCGCTGCTCGTTAAAAATTCAATCGGTTTGGCAGGGGTCATCATCATCTTGTTTCTCTGCGCTTTTCCGGCGATCAAGATTTTGACCCTCGCCTTGATCTACAATCTGGCGGCGGCCGTCATGCAGCCGCTGGGCGACACGCCGATCACAACCTGCCTGCAGGCGATCGGCAAGACGCTGCTGTACGTATTCGCCGCGCTGGCTGCCGTGAGCATGATGTTTTTCCTGGCGATTACGATTCTGCTTACCGCAGGCAACATAACGGTCATGATGCGGTGA
- the spoIIIAD gene encoding stage III sporulation protein AD produces the protein MEIIQVVGLGLIATVLILVVKDQKPLFAFLLAVATSVMIFLFLIGKIGDVIRMLEDLAENSGVQMIYLKTVLKIIGIAYIAEMGAQIVRDAGQESIASKIELAGKVLILVLAVPIIGIIIETVLKLLPA, from the coding sequence ATGGAAATTATCCAGGTGGTAGGCCTCGGTCTAATCGCTACCGTACTGATTCTGGTCGTCAAGGACCAGAAGCCGTTATTCGCTTTCCTTCTCGCCGTGGCGACTTCCGTCATGATCTTCCTGTTCCTGATCGGAAAGATCGGCGACGTGATCCGGATGCTGGAGGATTTGGCCGAGAACTCCGGCGTCCAGATGATCTATCTCAAAACGGTGCTGAAGATCATCGGGATAGCCTATATCGCGGAAATGGGGGCGCAAATCGTAAGGGATGCCGGTCAGGAATCGATCGCTTCCAAAATAGAACTGGCGGGAAAAGTGCTCATATTGGTACTCGCTGTACCGATTATCGGGATCATCATCGAGACGGTCCTGAAGCTCCTCCCGGCTTGA
- the spoIIIAC gene encoding stage III sporulation protein AC yields MNIEVNAIFQIAGIGIIIAMIHTVLKQMGKEDMAHWVTLIGFVVVLFMVVRLLDDLLKEIKSIFLFQ; encoded by the coding sequence ATGAACATTGAAGTCAACGCCATCTTCCAGATCGCCGGGATCGGCATCATCATCGCCATGATTCATACGGTCCTGAAACAGATGGGCAAAGAGGATATGGCACACTGGGTGACTCTCATCGGTTTTGTGGTGGTGCTGTTTATGGTCGTCAGGCTGCTCGATGATCTGCTTAAGGAAATCAAAAGTATTTTTCTATTCCAGTAG